One Acetobacterium sp. KB-1 DNA segment encodes these proteins:
- a CDS encoding ZIP family metal transporter, giving the protein MEFLLAYPPVLLALFAGLFTWFVTALGASLVFFFKEINIKVLNAMLGFAAGVMIAASFWSLLAPAIEMAEGGQMPAYVMVSLGFLSGGFFLWIVDKILPHVHPGTNHREGIKTSWQRSVLLVLAITFHNIPEGLAVGVAFGGLASGSSAMTLAGAVSLAVGIGLQNFPEGAAVSIPLRRENMSRRKAFLMGQFSGMVEPIAAVIGAAAVVLVAPMLPFALAFAAGAMIYVVAEELIPEARLGHEGDIATIGVMFGFTLMMILDVALG; this is encoded by the coding sequence ATGGAATTTTTATTGGCGTATCCGCCAGTTTTACTGGCATTATTTGCCGGGTTGTTTACCTGGTTTGTAACTGCCCTGGGGGCATCTCTGGTATTCTTTTTTAAAGAAATTAATATCAAGGTGTTAAATGCTATGCTTGGTTTTGCGGCTGGCGTTATGATCGCTGCCAGTTTCTGGTCGTTGCTGGCACCGGCCATTGAGATGGCCGAGGGCGGCCAAATGCCGGCATATGTGATGGTGTCATTAGGTTTCCTGAGTGGCGGATTTTTTCTGTGGATTGTGGATAAGATCTTACCTCACGTCCATCCAGGTACGAATCACCGGGAGGGTATCAAAACCTCCTGGCAACGGAGTGTGCTATTGGTTTTAGCCATCACCTTTCATAATATTCCTGAAGGTTTGGCAGTGGGGGTCGCCTTTGGCGGTTTGGCTTCCGGTTCATCGGCGATGACCCTGGCCGGTGCCGTGTCGCTGGCAGTGGGGATTGGTCTTCAGAATTTTCCTGAAGGAGCAGCAGTATCGATTCCCTTAAGGCGTGAGAATATGAGCCGAAGAAAAGCCTTTTTAATGGGTCAGTTTTCAGGGATGGTGGAGCCTATTGCAGCGGTGATTGGTGCTGCGGCAGTGGTCCTGGTTGCGCCGATGCTGCCTTTTGCGCTCGCTTTTGCAGCTGGTGCCATGATTTATGTTGTGGCGGAAGAACTGATTCCCGAAGCCAGGTTGGGCCACGAAGGGGATATTGCCACCATCGGTGTCATGTTCGGTTTTACCTTAATGATGATTTTAGATGTTGCTCTAGGGTAA
- a CDS encoding molybdenum cofactor guanylyltransferase, translating into MERIKTAAILAGGLSRRMGYDKKKLRVGGENILQLIVNQLSADFEDIIVIGCTQDDIPGIKGLRGVYPDALELSASLVGIYTALLQSKSEYLYVTACDMPFYNSDYVSYMKKIIAENPDISGCVTRFEEWIEPFNAFYKVDLLPSIKTFLDTGRKSIYKCFEKEKLYYIDESMGRLYSPEWEMFCNLNTPRELKDHLRNKKSVRRG; encoded by the coding sequence GTGGAACGAATAAAAACTGCAGCAATCCTTGCTGGCGGACTCAGCCGGCGAATGGGATATGATAAGAAAAAATTGCGTGTGGGCGGGGAAAATATCTTACAACTGATTGTCAATCAACTGTCTGCGGACTTTGAGGATATCATTGTGATTGGCTGTACCCAGGACGATATTCCGGGTATTAAAGGTTTAAGGGGTGTCTATCCCGATGCACTGGAATTATCGGCGTCGTTAGTAGGAATTTATACAGCGCTGTTACAGTCAAAGTCTGAATATCTTTATGTCACGGCTTGTGATATGCCATTTTACAACAGTGATTATGTATCCTATATGAAAAAAATAATTGCCGAAAATCCAGACATCTCGGGTTGTGTGACGCGTTTTGAAGAATGGATTGAACCGTTTAATGCCTTTTATAAGGTGGATTTACTACCGTCAATAAAAACATTTTTAGACACCGGAAGAAAGAGCATCTACAAATGTTTTGAAAAGGAAAAGCTATATTATATCGATGAGTCAATGGGGCGGCTTTACAGCCCGGAATGGGAAATGTTTTGTAATCTAAACACGCCGAGAGAATTAAAAGACCATCTCAGAAATAAAAAAAGTGTTAGACGAGGTTAA
- a CDS encoding heavy metal translocating P-type ATPase, translated as MKVFLEGLNCANCAGKIEKLVGKMPNVREASISLATGSLVIEEDEGFAREETYDAVVKLVHSLEPHVVVSQNRKPLVVPEPCSCDGDDHGHRHGHHQAEESQSLGHSHTGALGDMDKRQKYELTTAIGLFLLGFVLQAFLPADLEMVSIGVFLGAYLLAGYRVILLAFRNIGHGQIFDENFLMTIATFGALVLTEWPEAAGVMIFFGIGEFFQDRAVDNARRSIAETISFNAVTANRVGPEGEVVIDAKQVKVGDVLVIKPGEKIPADGIIMQGVSHLDTSPLTGESYPRKVKKGDEILSGMINGNAVLKVLVTKDYENSTAMKIMQLIEEASDKKGKTEKFITRFSRYYTPIVVFSAVAMAIIPPLIIPGASWETWFYQSLIFLVVSCPCALVLSIPISYFGGIGRASKEGVLIKGGNYLDVLYQSNVFVFDKTGTLTQGEFKVIKTVLATGFTKTELLVAAAAGEHYSNHPIGKAITAYAQQDVDETRLKNYAEIPGKGTQVQVDDQVILAGNRNLLRDHQIEIADSDEEGTLVYIAINGKLAGYLVLGDQIKDNALSALQGLKRLGVKKTVMLSGDNAGVANQVGKKLMLDEVIGDCLPQDKVAAFEKIKVENKDGKTIFVGDGMNDAPVLAMADAGIAMGALGSDAAIEAADIILMKDDPMDITKAVDIAKYTRRIMIQNIVMALGIKITVLTLTFFGMGEMYLAIFADVGAAILTILNTTRILKYRGFWQKNR; from the coding sequence GTGAAAGTATTTTTAGAAGGACTCAACTGTGCGAATTGTGCAGGAAAAATTGAAAAGCTGGTTGGCAAAATGCCAAATGTCAGGGAAGCGAGTATATCTCTGGCGACGGGATCATTGGTTATAGAGGAGGATGAAGGGTTCGCACGGGAAGAAACTTATGATGCTGTTGTGAAACTGGTCCACTCCCTGGAACCGCATGTGGTGGTTTCCCAAAATCGGAAACCGCTGGTAGTGCCCGAGCCCTGTAGCTGTGATGGAGATGACCATGGACACCGTCATGGTCACCATCAGGCGGAAGAATCCCAGTCTTTGGGACATTCGCATACAGGGGCTCTGGGAGATATGGATAAACGGCAGAAGTATGAACTCACCACTGCGATTGGATTATTTCTGTTAGGTTTTGTACTGCAGGCGTTTCTCCCGGCCGATCTGGAAATGGTCAGTATTGGCGTTTTTCTGGGTGCCTACTTGCTGGCTGGTTATCGGGTTATTTTGCTGGCTTTTAGAAATATCGGACATGGTCAGATTTTTGATGAAAACTTTCTGATGACCATTGCCACATTTGGGGCTCTGGTCTTAACCGAGTGGCCGGAAGCCGCTGGCGTTATGATCTTTTTCGGTATTGGTGAATTTTTTCAGGATCGGGCCGTGGATAATGCCCGGCGGTCCATCGCCGAAACGATTAGCTTTAATGCCGTCACTGCCAATCGGGTTGGACCCGAGGGTGAGGTTGTCATTGATGCGAAACAAGTCAAGGTGGGGGATGTTCTGGTAATCAAGCCGGGTGAAAAAATCCCTGCCGATGGAATCATTATGCAAGGGGTTTCTCATTTGGATACCTCCCCCCTCACCGGCGAATCCTACCCCCGCAAAGTAAAAAAGGGTGATGAGATTCTTAGTGGAATGATTAACGGCAATGCGGTGCTAAAAGTTCTGGTTACCAAAGACTATGAAAATTCCACCGCCATGAAAATTATGCAGCTGATTGAAGAAGCCAGCGATAAAAAAGGTAAGACTGAAAAATTCATTACCCGCTTCTCACGTTACTATACCCCCATTGTGGTTTTTTCAGCCGTTGCCATGGCTATCATTCCGCCACTTATTATTCCCGGAGCGTCATGGGAAACCTGGTTCTATCAGAGTCTGATCTTTCTGGTGGTCTCTTGCCCCTGTGCCCTGGTGTTATCGATACCGATCAGTTATTTCGGGGGCATTGGCCGGGCATCCAAGGAAGGCGTTTTGATAAAAGGTGGAAATTATCTGGATGTTCTTTATCAGAGTAATGTGTTTGTGTTTGACAAAACCGGAACCCTGACTCAGGGCGAATTCAAGGTGATCAAAACCGTGTTAGCGACAGGATTTACAAAAACTGAGCTGTTGGTGGCTGCTGCAGCCGGGGAACACTATTCCAACCATCCCATCGGCAAGGCCATCACGGCTTATGCCCAGCAGGATGTCGATGAAACCCGGTTAAAAAATTACGCTGAAATTCCCGGAAAAGGAACCCAGGTGCAGGTAGATGATCAGGTGATCCTGGCTGGAAACAGAAATCTGCTGCGAGATCATCAGATTGAGATTGCCGACAGCGATGAAGAGGGAACCCTTGTCTATATCGCCATTAATGGCAAACTGGCCGGTTACCTCGTATTAGGGGATCAGATCAAGGATAATGCCTTATCGGCTTTACAGGGGTTAAAACGACTTGGCGTAAAAAAAACAGTGATGCTCAGTGGCGACAATGCTGGCGTTGCCAACCAGGTTGGGAAAAAACTGATGCTGGACGAGGTGATCGGCGATTGTTTGCCTCAGGACAAGGTGGCCGCATTTGAAAAAATAAAGGTCGAAAACAAGGATGGTAAAACCATTTTCGTGGGTGACGGTATGAATGATGCACCGGTTCTGGCCATGGCTGACGCCGGTATCGCAATGGGAGCTTTGGGCTCCGATGCCGCCATTGAAGCTGCGGATATCATTCTGATGAAGGATGATCCGATGGACATTACCAAAGCAGTGGATATTGCCAAATACACCAGACGGATTATGATTCAGAATATTGTGATGGCACTTGGCATTAAAATCACCGTGCTTACGCTGACCTTCTTTGGCATGGGTGAAATGTATCTGGCTATTTTTGCCGATGTAGGTGCTGCGATTTTAACCATTCTAAATACGACCCGGATTTTAAAATATCGGGGATTCTGGCAGAAGAACAGATAA
- the fdhF gene encoding formate dehydrogenase subunit alpha, with product MVNLTIDGKAISAELGTTILKAASSIGIEIPTLCSFKDFSPDGTCRMCLVEVVGSKELEKACSTPVAEGMVVYTDTFVVRNERRQALKALMVDHKFDCMACYKYETCFFVENNANLIDFDTYKAVGTEGYADRQIDDSNPFYFYDPGKCVLCGRCIKACDHLQCSHILAGFDPEKDNIIKTFGDLPRGNTDCVSCGNCIAVCPTGALAPKKFKPFGYTKHVQTVCPYCGVGCTLNLKVVDNKITDVFSTEGNVNDNLLCVKGRFAYDFVSSPDRLTTPLIRKDGVLQEASWEEAISLVAQKLKEAKQEGPQAVAGLSSARCTNEDNYVFQKFIRTVGESNNVDHCARLCHASTVAGLAKSFGSGAMTNSIEEIDVMDVILVSGSNTTETHPVIGAKIKQRKAQGAALIVAEPRKIELANYADVYLQIKPGTNVALFNGLMRAILDAGLEDKTFINERTEGFEAFLEFMDTLTVEKCAEICGVDPEEMRKAGVLYATKDRGGIFYSMGVTQFSTGTDGVMSTANLAMLTGKIGREGCGVNPLRGQNNVQGACDMGALPGDLPGYQKTANPEAVEKFEKAWDAKLPQNTGKTLTEIIDGVGDKTIKFLYVMGENPMVSDPNTNHVKESLENANFIVVQDIFLTETTEYADVVLPAHVYAEKDGTFTNTERRIQLLRKAVDAPGVAKNDWEIIGMIAKEMGAKGFDFSSASEIMEEIASVTPSYTGVSHERLSNGDRIQWPCLSKDSEGAKFLHAGKFTRGLGAFMIADYIPPEDQADDEYPLILMTGRILEHYHTRTMTKRTPGIEAIAGDAFVEINPAKALEYGIAEGDMIHVTSPRGSVSAKTRFNDGIMENNLFMPFHYGDGGANCLTGGAVDPIAKIPPLKVSKVRITK from the coding sequence ATGGTTAATTTAACAATTGATGGGAAGGCGATCAGTGCCGAACTTGGAACAACAATTTTAAAAGCAGCGAGTTCCATTGGCATTGAAATTCCAACCCTGTGTAGTTTTAAAGATTTCAGTCCGGATGGAACCTGTCGGATGTGTTTGGTTGAGGTAGTCGGTTCAAAGGAATTAGAAAAAGCCTGTTCAACTCCAGTTGCTGAAGGTATGGTGGTTTATACCGACACATTTGTAGTAAGAAACGAGCGACGTCAGGCACTAAAAGCATTGATGGTCGATCATAAATTTGATTGCATGGCTTGTTATAAATATGAGACATGTTTCTTTGTGGAAAACAATGCAAATTTAATCGACTTTGATACATACAAGGCGGTGGGAACAGAAGGGTATGCCGATCGACAAATTGATGATTCTAATCCGTTTTATTTTTATGATCCAGGTAAGTGCGTCCTATGTGGCCGCTGTATAAAAGCATGTGATCATTTACAATGCAGTCATATTTTAGCGGGATTCGATCCTGAAAAGGATAATATTATTAAAACATTCGGTGACTTGCCAAGAGGTAATACCGATTGTGTCAGTTGTGGAAATTGCATTGCTGTCTGTCCAACCGGGGCGCTGGCACCTAAAAAGTTTAAGCCGTTTGGCTACACCAAACATGTTCAAACAGTCTGTCCCTATTGTGGTGTCGGATGTACCTTGAATTTAAAAGTAGTTGATAATAAAATTACCGATGTATTCAGCACCGAGGGAAATGTAAACGATAATTTGCTCTGTGTAAAAGGTCGTTTTGCTTATGATTTTGTTAGCAGTCCCGATCGATTGACAACGCCGTTGATTCGAAAAGATGGCGTTTTGCAAGAAGCAAGCTGGGAAGAGGCAATTTCATTAGTAGCTCAAAAGCTTAAAGAAGCGAAGCAAGAAGGTCCACAGGCAGTGGCCGGATTGTCATCGGCACGTTGCACCAATGAAGATAATTATGTTTTCCAGAAGTTTATCAGAACGGTAGGAGAGTCAAATAACGTCGATCATTGTGCCCGCTTGTGTCATGCTTCCACAGTTGCTGGCTTGGCTAAGTCCTTTGGTAGTGGTGCCATGACCAACAGTATCGAAGAAATCGACGTTATGGACGTGATACTTGTCTCAGGTTCAAATACAACCGAGACACACCCTGTTATCGGTGCAAAAATAAAACAACGAAAAGCTCAGGGAGCAGCTTTGATTGTTGCTGAACCACGAAAGATTGAACTGGCGAATTATGCCGATGTTTATTTACAGATCAAACCAGGAACAAATGTTGCCTTATTTAATGGACTGATGCGGGCCATTTTGGATGCCGGTCTTGAAGATAAAACCTTTATTAATGAACGAACTGAAGGTTTTGAGGCATTTTTAGAATTTATGGATACGCTCACGGTCGAAAAATGCGCTGAAATATGTGGCGTTGATCCAGAGGAAATGCGAAAAGCAGGCGTTCTTTATGCAACAAAGGATCGTGGTGGAATTTTTTATTCCATGGGTGTTACGCAGTTTAGTACCGGCACGGACGGGGTTATGTCGACTGCCAATCTGGCTATGCTGACCGGAAAAATTGGTCGCGAAGGTTGCGGCGTAAATCCGCTTCGCGGTCAGAACAATGTTCAGGGAGCTTGTGATATGGGAGCCCTGCCAGGTGATTTGCCAGGTTATCAAAAAACAGCAAACCCTGAAGCGGTTGAAAAGTTTGAAAAGGCCTGGGACGCAAAACTGCCGCAAAACACAGGCAAAACCTTGACCGAAATTATTGACGGCGTAGGGGATAAAACGATTAAGTTTTTATATGTTATGGGTGAAAATCCGATGGTTTCAGATCCCAACACCAATCATGTCAAGGAATCTCTGGAAAATGCCAATTTCATCGTCGTTCAGGATATTTTCCTGACTGAGACCACTGAATATGCGGATGTTGTCTTACCAGCCCATGTTTATGCTGAAAAAGATGGAACATTTACAAATACAGAGCGACGTATTCAGTTGTTGAGAAAGGCCGTTGATGCCCCGGGCGTTGCTAAAAATGACTGGGAAATTATTGGGATGATAGCAAAAGAAATGGGTGCTAAGGGCTTTGATTTTAGCAGTGCTTCAGAAATTATGGAAGAAATTGCGTCAGTAACCCCAAGTTATACCGGAGTATCGCATGAACGCCTAAGTAATGGTGATCGTATTCAATGGCCGTGTTTGAGTAAGGATTCTGAAGGTGCAAAATTCCTTCATGCCGGAAAATTCACAAGAGGACTGGGTGCGTTTATGATTGCTGATTATATCCCGCCAGAAGATCAGGCTGATGACGAATACCCATTGATATTAATGACGGGCCGAATTCTTGAACACTACCACACAAGAACCATGACAAAACGAACACCAGGAATTGAAGCGATTGCAGGCGATGCATTTGTTGAAATCAATCCGGCAAAAGCTTTGGAATATGGAATTGCAGAAGGTGATATGATTCATGTTACCTCACCTCGGGGAAGTGTTTCTGCCAAAACGCGTTTTAATGATGGGATCATGGAGAACAATCTATTTATGCCTTTCCATTATGGTGATGGTGGAGCAAACTGCTTAACTGGTGGTGCGGTCGATCCCATTGCGAAAATTCCACCATTGAAAGTGTCAAAAGTTCGAATCACAAAATAG
- a CDS encoding B12-binding domain-containing protein, with translation MKHSIVRSIEGLYEDRTLELVRIALRKGFKPIDIFDWLQTGMERVGKLYETSDYFIADLIFAGIIFQEVMELEELKEVTKVTPKNKIGRLLLFSVSGDCHDIGKNIFGSFARTAGFELIDLGTDASLYQVIAAIETAKPDIIGMSGMQQETIYEMRAVVCELVNRGIRDNYRVIIGGAVIDEKAAQIVGADFATKDVMTGVEKCKLWMIEKNGQKK, from the coding sequence ATGAAACATAGCATTGTAAGATCCATTGAAGGATTATATGAAGATCGAACCCTGGAGCTCGTTCGAATTGCTCTTCGAAAAGGGTTTAAACCGATTGATATTTTTGATTGGCTGCAAACCGGAATGGAGCGGGTGGGTAAGCTATATGAAACCAGTGACTATTTTATCGCTGATTTAATTTTTGCCGGGATTATTTTTCAGGAAGTGATGGAACTGGAAGAGCTGAAGGAAGTTACGAAGGTAACGCCTAAAAATAAAATCGGCAGATTGCTACTTTTTTCAGTATCTGGGGATTGCCATGATATCGGTAAAAATATTTTTGGGTCATTTGCCAGAACCGCGGGATTTGAACTCATTGATTTAGGAACCGATGCTTCCCTTTATCAGGTCATCGCCGCCATTGAAACCGCCAAGCCCGATATTATCGGAATGAGCGGGATGCAACAAGAAACCATTTACGAAATGCGAGCGGTTGTTTGCGAATTGGTCAACCGGGGAATCCGTGATAATTATCGCGTGATTATCGGCGGTGCCGTCATTGATGAAAAAGCAGCACAGATTGTCGGCGCAGATTTTGCAACCAAAGATGTAATGACCGGTGTCGAAAAATGCAAATTGTGGATGATCGAAAAAAACGGGCAAAAAAAATAA
- a CDS encoding uroporphyrinogen decarboxylase family protein, whose protein sequence is MSDAKRLLDQRLIRIEKAIKLEKPDRVPIFALNGPEVAVDYCGRHLKSATWNLEIVRECLPIYYQDMKVDAASSTFLRCPGMYTTIGSQNFVPNKDGFMQHPEVCGMLASEYHELIKDPFKTLVDKVLPRQYKAFDQPGGLGGLNLAKGALSYMRHTKLLREIDAHCSTTVGVSIITDNMIEAPFDFLADQLRSFMGISVDMHRCPELVEQACEALYPLILRWGVTGYSGPPKKIPAIFMPLHMPSFLNPKQFERFYWPSFSRLVNTLTGMGYTVILFIEGNWSKLYDYLGSLNPGVVGIFEYGEMKTIKEKVGKTMCIMGNYPIEALKSQSTEACLDIAKKMLDDGAPGGGYIFTTGKSILRGKGLDLEKLQAVHQYVIDHGSY, encoded by the coding sequence ATGAGTGATGCCAAACGATTATTGGATCAACGATTGATTCGTATTGAAAAAGCAATTAAACTGGAAAAACCAGACCGGGTCCCCATTTTTGCCTTAAACGGCCCCGAGGTGGCGGTGGATTATTGTGGTCGTCATCTCAAATCGGCCACCTGGAACCTGGAAATTGTTAGAGAATGTCTGCCTATTTACTACCAGGATATGAAGGTAGATGCGGCTTCTTCAACTTTCTTACGTTGCCCGGGGATGTATACAACCATTGGTTCCCAGAATTTCGTTCCGAACAAAGACGGGTTTATGCAACATCCCGAGGTCTGTGGTATGCTGGCCAGCGAATACCACGAACTGATTAAGGATCCCTTCAAGACCCTGGTGGATAAGGTCCTCCCCCGGCAATATAAAGCCTTTGATCAGCCCGGCGGGTTGGGTGGACTCAATCTAGCTAAAGGTGCCCTTAGTTATATGCGCCACACAAAACTCCTCCGGGAAATTGATGCTCACTGCAGTACCACGGTGGGAGTCTCAATTATTACGGACAATATGATCGAAGCACCTTTTGATTTTCTGGCAGACCAGCTTCGCAGTTTTATGGGGATCTCAGTGGATATGCATCGTTGTCCCGAACTGGTGGAGCAAGCCTGCGAAGCCCTGTACCCGCTGATACTTCGTTGGGGGGTCACTGGCTATTCCGGACCGCCAAAAAAAATCCCGGCTATCTTCATGCCTTTGCATATGCCTTCATTTTTAAATCCCAAGCAGTTTGAGCGTTTTTACTGGCCCAGCTTCTCCCGTCTGGTCAATACCCTTACTGGCATGGGCTATACAGTAATCTTGTTTATTGAAGGAAACTGGTCAAAATTGTATGACTATCTGGGGAGCTTAAACCCGGGTGTGGTGGGAATTTTTGAATATGGCGAAATGAAGACCATTAAAGAAAAGGTGGGTAAGACCATGTGCATCATGGGCAACTACCCTATTGAAGCCTTGAAATCCCAGTCTACCGAAGCGTGCCTTGACATTGCGAAAAAGATGCTCGACGATGGGGCTCCCGGAGGCGGTTATATTTTTACCACTGGTAAATCAATTCTCCGTGGAAAGGGATTAGATCTGGAAAAACTCCAGGCAGTTCATCAATATGTAATCGATCACGGAAGCTATTAA
- a CDS encoding metalloregulator ArsR/SmtB family transcription factor yields the protein MDKVLKNDHTEETLFEVAEFFKVLGDPTRIKIVSALFENGELCVNDIVSLVDVSRTAVSHQLRILKDKRIISYRKDGQMKFYHLDDAHVEVIVLLTITHLSHH from the coding sequence ATGGATAAAGTTTTGAAAAACGATCATACCGAAGAAACCTTGTTTGAGGTTGCCGAATTTTTTAAGGTGCTGGGCGATCCCACCCGGATAAAAATTGTGAGCGCGCTGTTTGAAAATGGCGAGTTGTGTGTGAATGATATTGTCAGCCTGGTGGATGTCAGTCGGACAGCGGTATCGCATCAATTGCGGATCTTAAAAGATAAACGGATCATCAGTTATAGAAAAGACGGGCAAATGAAATTTTATCACCTGGATGACGCCCATGTGGAAGTGATTGTGTTATTAACAATTACCCATTTAAGTCATCACTAG
- a CDS encoding deoxyribonuclease IV: MLMIGPHLSIAGGFKKAGEEAVKIEANTFQFFTRNPRGGKAKALDSDDVAGLRQIMDNHGFGPLLAHAPYTLNMCSAKQETREFARMVFKEDLMRLEELPCELYNFHPGSHTSQGVAAGIAWITKILNEEMWPEQKATVLLETMSGKGTEIGSRFEELKMIIDQVALTNKIGVCLDTCHVYSGGYDLVGNLDGVLEAFDRIIGLNYLKCIHLNDSMMPFGSNKDRHEKIGFGTLGIDTFKRIVTHPQLKDLPFFLETPQEDTGDYQKEIELVRSF, from the coding sequence ATGTTAATGATTGGACCCCACCTGTCTATTGCAGGTGGATTTAAAAAAGCGGGTGAAGAAGCCGTGAAAATTGAGGCCAATACCTTTCAGTTCTTTACCCGAAACCCCCGGGGTGGAAAGGCCAAGGCCCTTGACTCCGATGATGTGGCCGGACTTCGGCAGATAATGGATAATCATGGGTTTGGCCCTTTACTGGCCCATGCACCCTATACGCTTAATATGTGTTCGGCTAAACAAGAAACCCGAGAATTTGCTCGGATGGTTTTTAAAGAAGACCTGATGCGTTTGGAAGAACTGCCCTGTGAACTCTATAATTTTCACCCTGGTAGCCACACTAGCCAAGGGGTTGCGGCGGGGATTGCCTGGATTACTAAAATTCTTAATGAGGAAATGTGGCCAGAGCAGAAAGCCACGGTGCTTTTAGAAACCATGTCAGGAAAAGGGACTGAAATTGGCAGTCGCTTTGAAGAATTAAAAATGATCATTGATCAGGTGGCCTTAACCAATAAGATCGGAGTTTGTCTGGATACCTGCCATGTTTATTCCGGTGGCTATGATCTGGTGGGAAATCTGGATGGCGTGCTCGAAGCCTTTGATCGGATCATTGGCCTTAATTATTTGAAGTGTATCCATTTAAATGATAGCATGATGCCCTTTGGCAGCAATAAGGACCGCCATGAAAAAATCGGTTTTGGGACCCTGGGGATTGATACGTTTAAGCGGATTGTAACCCATCCCCAACTGAAAGATTTACCTTTTTTTCTGGAAACGCCTCAGGAGGATACCGGGGATTATCAAAAGGAAATTGAATTAGTGCGATCCTTTTGA
- a CDS encoding HdeD family acid-resistance protein codes for MNDFLKMSKTLGIIVALLMIVLGGLIFFAPMFAAQMIMWFFIAGLLIFGIFHIIVFAKSTIKNGWSLTSGIMAVLLGVLLIFSDPLSRASTLAFMLAFIALSTGMNQIAASSVMKKQGATGTGWLLASGIINIFLSIFLIFNPFVMLLGFGIIAGVYLIVGGIALFAESMSTHIL; via the coding sequence ATGAATGATTTTCTAAAAATGTCCAAAACATTGGGGATTATTGTTGCCCTTCTGATGATCGTCCTCGGCGGCCTGATCTTTTTTGCACCGATGTTCGCAGCCCAAATGATTATGTGGTTTTTTATTGCCGGTCTGCTTATTTTCGGTATTTTTCACATCATTGTATTTGCCAAAAGTACGATTAAAAATGGCTGGAGTCTGACCTCGGGTATCATGGCCGTATTGCTGGGGGTTCTGCTGATTTTCTCAGACCCATTATCCCGGGCCAGTACACTCGCGTTTATGCTTGCCTTTATTGCTTTATCCACCGGAATGAATCAGATCGCTGCCTCTTCCGTAATGAAAAAGCAAGGTGCCACTGGAACTGGCTGGTTACTGGCTTCAGGAATCATTAACATTTTCTTATCCATTTTCCTGATTTTCAACCCCTTTGTTATGCTTCTGGGCTTTGGCATCATCGCCGGGGTTTATCTCATCGTTGGAGGAATCGCCCTCTTTGCCGAAAGCATGTCTACCCATATTTTATAA
- a CDS encoding B12-binding domain-containing protein: MLDLKVLTQAVGDLEEEDVMELLSDFVATNPSEAEAQEAVAACQGGMAIVGDLFEKGEYFVGDLIFAGELLTEAINVLKPVLGSEDSAVAGTIIVGTVHGDLHDIGKNIFKSMSEAAGFEVIDLGIDVAPEIFVEKAKDCKPAIIGMSGVLTLAIDSMKETVDALKAAGVNVKVIIGGNPVTKESCEYVGADQFTTNAAEGVKICQGWV; the protein is encoded by the coding sequence ATGCTGGATTTAAAGGTTTTAACGCAGGCAGTTGGAGATTTAGAAGAAGAAGATGTAATGGAATTATTAAGTGATTTCGTAGCGACAAATCCTTCAGAAGCTGAAGCACAAGAAGCAGTTGCGGCTTGTCAAGGTGGTATGGCAATTGTAGGCGATCTTTTTGAAAAAGGTGAATATTTTGTCGGCGATCTGATCTTTGCCGGAGAATTATTAACCGAAGCAATCAATGTTTTAAAGCCCGTTCTAGGAAGTGAAGATTCGGCTGTAGCGGGCACCATCATTGTCGGAACAGTTCATGGCGATTTACATGATATCGGGAAAAATATTTTTAAAAGTATGTCTGAAGCGGCTGGTTTTGAAGTGATTGATTTGGGAATCGATGTGGCACCAGAGATCTTTGTTGAAAAAGCCAAAGACTGCAAACCGGCAATCATCGGAATGAGCGGGGTCTTAACATTGGCCATTGACTCCATGAAAGAAACCGTGGATGCACTAAAAGCAGCGGGTGTTAATGTTAAAGTGATTATTGGCGGAAATCCGGTCACGAAAGAATCCTGTGAGTATGTAGGTGCTGACCAGTTTACGACTAATGCCGCTGAAGGTGTAAAAATCTGTCAGGGTTGGGTGTAA